CGCACGGCCGCCACCAGGTCCGACCCCTTGATCTGCTTGAGGACGTACCCCGAGGCGCCCGCCATGATGGCGTCCAGCAGGGCGTCGTCGTCGTCGAACGACGTGAGCATCAGACAGGCCAGCCCCGGCATCCGCGAGCGCAGTTCACGGCAGACGGTGATGCCGTCCCCGTCGGGCAGCCGGATGTCCAGCACGGCCACATCGGGGCGGAGCGCGGGACCCCGTACCAGCGCCTGTTCACCGGAGCCGGCCTCCCCGACCACGTCGATGTCCGGCTCGGAGTCGAGCAGATCGCGCACCCCCCGCCGGACGACCTCGTGGTCGTCGAGCAGGAAGACCCGGATCGGGCGCTGCGGGCTGAAGACGGGGGTCGAGGTCACGTCGGTGGCTCCCTGGTTCTCGGTGGTTCCTCATCGAGGGTGCCGCCCGCCCGCCCCGGGCGACAGGGGCCGAACGTCCCCTGCCGCCCGGGTGCGCCGCCCGGGCCCCCACGCCCGGGTTCCCCCGTGCCCCGGGTCCACTCGTCCCGGGGCCTTTCGCCGTCCCGGCCCCCACGCCGGGACGGACGCGATGGACGGACGTGCTACCGCGGCGCGGTCACGCCCGGGGAG
The nucleotide sequence above comes from Streptomyces clavuligerus. Encoded proteins:
- a CDS encoding response regulator; protein product: MTSTPVFSPQRPIRVFLLDDHEVVRRGVRDLLDSEPDIDVVGEAGSGEQALVRGPALRPDVAVLDIRLPDGDGITVCRELRSRMPGLACLMLTSFDDDDALLDAIMAGASGYVLKQIKGSDLVAAVRTVASGQSMLDPATTARLMNSLRAPRTPDPEADRLGGLTEREREILELIGEGLTNRQIGARLYLAEKTVKNHISRLLAKLGVERRIQAAVLATQFRLPG